In Lusitaniella coriacea LEGE 07157, the genomic stretch AGCGGGGGGAGCAGAGGAAGCTGGGGGAGGCGGAGACACGGCACTTCGACACGCTCAGTGACCGGGGGACACAGTGATGACTGAATGATTGATAACTGAAAAAACCTATTCCCTATTCCCTATTCCCTGTTCCCTATTCTCTTCTCCTAGCAAGGGTTTTAGGGTGTTCACATCAGGCGTTAATGTGCAATTAGGACGATTTGATATCAACACCATCTGAGTTCTCCTTGGTGACTTTTGCTATTGCTATCCCCCTTCGCATTCCAGCACGATTCAAATTCGCAAAAAACTTGACATCGGAACTATTTTATGAGTTAAGGAAAGAGACACTCTATCTTAGATGCAAAAGAGTACCCCACTATAGTCCGACCCTAGGAGGATTTAGTAGCGAGAGGATGTCAATCTCAACCGAACAAGAACCGCTATACTGAAGCGTGAACTGCAAGTTCCAAAAGGCTTCACCCTCGTTGAATCTTCTCTTAAATAAATAGTTTGCCATCCTATTGCAAGTTTCCAATTGTGAGTAAAAATTATGAAATTTAAACTATTAACCTCCGTTGCTATCTTCGCTGGCGTGAGCCTTTCAACCCCAGCAAGGGCAGAAAACGCGCAACACACCAACCAACTCCTCTCGACAAATCAATGTCCCCAGTGCGATTTATCCGGTGCGGGTTTGGTGATGTCAAATCTAGTGGGGGCGGATTTGAGAGGGGCAGATTTGAGTCGGGCAAACCTCAGTCGGGCGAATTTAACCGGGGCGAATTTAATGGGGGCAAACCTTAGCGGTGCATCTCTCAATGGCGCAAATCTCAGTAATGCGGTTTTGGTGGGAGTCGATTTAACCGGAACGGATTTGAGGGATGCTTATTTGGTTAATGCCAATTTGCTGGGAACGACGTTAGAGAGTAGTTATATCCAGGGAACGGTGGGAATTCCCAGTTATGCGGGGAAACCAGAGAATTTTTACGGTTGGGCGGTGGTTGAAGCACAACGAGGAAACTATGAAGCCGCGATCGCGCATTACAATACAGCAATGCAGATTGATGCAGAATATGCTCCGGCTTATTTAGGGCGAGGAGTGGCATTTTTCCGATTGAATAATTATGCCGCAGCCTCCCACGATGCGAAAGTGGCAGCGCGTTTGTTTGAAAAGAAACAGGACGCAACGGGATATCAAGCATCCCAAAACTTGCTCAAAGCGGTTGAAATCGCCCTTGACCCTCCCAGTCGCGACGGTGGTGGCGGTGGCGGCGGATTCCAAAACTTTATCGGTAGCGTCGGTTCTTTGCTGTTGCAATTTCTGTTTTAAGGTTTGGTTGATTTGTTGTCAGGTCATGACAATAGAGACTCTCTAAAACCGAGAGAATGCGAAGTAATGATAGGATGGCGAGTTGGTGAAAATTTAGGTTAGCAGCCCCTTGAGATTGTTCGACACTGGGCTGCTCTTTCAGTTTATGGGAGCGATATCGCTTTTTTTGAAAGAGTCAGTTTTGTCTAAATCTTCGCTGTTGTTTAAAGCTTGTTGTGTTTCTCATTTCCTTGAGAACTGCGATAGGTTGCATTTATTTTTTAGTCGTCTCAATCCACTCTAATTATGACTGAATCGATTCGTTTCCTGATGTGTTCTCCCGACCACTACGATGTGGATTATGCAATTAATCCGTGGATGGAGGGCAATATTCACAAATCCTCGCGCGATCGCGCAAAGGAACAGTGGGATAAACTGTACCATATCCTCAAAGAACGCGCGATCGTCGATCTCGTCGCGCCACAACCGGGCGTACCCGACATGGTTTTCACCGCTAATGCAGGGTTAGTTCTAGGGAAAAATGTCGTTCTGAGTCGTTTCATG encodes the following:
- a CDS encoding pentapeptide repeat-containing protein; this translates as MKFKLLTSVAIFAGVSLSTPARAENAQHTNQLLSTNQCPQCDLSGAGLVMSNLVGADLRGADLSRANLSRANLTGANLMGANLSGASLNGANLSNAVLVGVDLTGTDLRDAYLVNANLLGTTLESSYIQGTVGIPSYAGKPENFYGWAVVEAQRGNYEAAIAHYNTAMQIDAEYAPAYLGRGVAFFRLNNYAAASHDAKVAARLFEKKQDATGYQASQNLLKAVEIALDPPSRDGGGGGGGFQNFIGSVGSLLLQFLF